Genomic window (Arthrobacter sp. StoSoilA2):
GTTCTGCCCCAGCACCTGCCAGCAGAAAGCGGCAACCTGTATGTGCTTGCCTTCTTCGGCATCCGGGATCTCGGCCGTCAGCGCGGTGAAGCCGGCAGCTTCGAGCTCATCGCGGACGGTGTCCCCGGTCAGGCGAAGGGCACGTGGGTGAATGACAAGCACGCGTCGAACCCGCTCGCCAAGCTTGGCGGGAAGGGATTGCAGGAGTCCACGGCCCACGATGACGTCGTAGTTCTCCGTGGTTGATTGGCCGGTCACCTTGATGACAGTTGCTTCGTTGCTCACTTTTCAACTTCCTCTTTCAAGGCTGCATGCTGGCGCAGCCGTTCCTCCAACCGGAGGCCGATTTCAGCCACGGATCCCGAACGGACGTCCAGGACAATGTCTGCCAGGCGCTCATACACTGGACGCCTGGTGGCAAACAAAGCTTCCCAACGGGACATTGCGTCGCCCTGCAGCAAAGGCCTTCCGGTGTTTCGCGCGATCCGGTCAGCAACAGTCGAGGCGTCGCATTCCAGGTAAACCACGGTGCACTCCCCCAGCAATTGCTGGGTTCCCGAGTCCAGGACCGCTCCACCACCCAGCGAAATCACCGCTGGTTGTTCCTTGGCGGCCTCGATGGCCTTCGCCACTGCCCGGGCTTCGATTTCCCGGAACGCGTGTTCTCCCCGACCAGCGAAAATGTCAGCGATGCTGCCGTGCGCCGCGACCACCACGGCGTCGGTGTCCACGAAGGGAACGCCGAGTTGCTGCGCCAGTTGCTGGCCGATCGCAGACTTGCCAACTGCCATGGGACCCACCAGGACAACGGGACGGCCAGCGCAGCCGTCCTGGGTAGTGCGGCCCACTACCGGCCGACCGAGTCCAGGGTTGCCGGAATGTTGTCCAGGTAGCTCTGCAGGTTACGCGTGGTCTCGGCAACAGAGTCACCTCCGAATTTCTCGGCAATGGCTTCTGCGAGGACGAGGGCAACCATGGCCTCGGCCACAACGCCCGCTGCCGGAACTGCACAAACGTCCGAACGCTGGTGGTGCGCCTTGGCGGGTTCCCCGGTGCTGACATC
Coding sequences:
- a CDS encoding shikimate kinase, which translates into the protein MAVGKSAIGQQLAQQLGVPFVDTDAVVVAAHGSIADIFAGRGEHAFREIEARAVAKAIEAAKEQPAVISLGGGAVLDSGTQQLLGECTVVYLECDASTVADRIARNTGRPLLQGDAMSRWEALFATRRPVYERLADIVLDVRSGSVAEIGLRLEERLRQHAALKEEVEK